GAAGGGTGCCAACTAACTGGCAACAAACCTAAGGCAGCACCCCCAGCAACAGCAAACAAAACAGCAGTTCGTACCTGCATAAGGTCTCCGTTAGCAACACGTAAAGATATTAGACTTAAGAAAATGCAAGTTAAAAATACAATTCCCGAAAACTGTCCATCTACACCATTTGACCAGGAAAGCATATTCATGACCCAAACAATCCAAAGAATGGCAACCAAACTAGCTAAAATAAAAATACTATGCTGTCCAAAAAAATTAACTGTAACCTGCAAAGCATCCAAGCGCACCACACCACCTAATGGATTACGAAAAAAAGGCACGCTTACGCCAAAGGATACTACTACCAAAGCTGCTAAAATTTCAGAAAGCAGCCTCACATAAGGATTAATTTCACGGAATTTTCCAGAAGCCCCCCGATCATCAATAACACCAATAACTGCCATCAAAATAGCTCCTAGCCAAATACCAAGTAACTTGGTATCTACAGGCACCACTAGGAAAGAAATAGCAATAAATGCGAGTAGAAATGCCAAAGAACCAGCGCGAGGCAAAGACCTCTTGTGCAAGATTGCAGGATGCCTATGCTGAGTAGGATCATCGACAGCACCCAAAGTATTTGCAAAGATTTTCACAGCAGGAGTTAATAAATACGAAACTGCAAAAGAAGCTGAACCTGCCAAGAACAAGCGCCCTCCAACAGTGATTTGGTAAGAAGATGCAACATTCACAACAATACGAGCCAAGGAGACGAGGAAAGCAACTTGGGTAGCTGTTGCCAACAACACCACAGCAAGAACCAAATCTAACTCACGGTTATTCCAAAGAACATTGATAAAAACTAAGTTTAGCAAAAGGACACTAGTGGCTATTATGGGAAAAAGATACAAAAGTGATACAGAAACAAGTTGCGAGCTACCCCAAGGTTGGCTATAAAAAAACGGTATCTGCTCTGGCATCACACTGGAAAAGTTTACAACCAATCCCCACAGTAACCACACAAGTAATAAATTAACAACCAACCATACTTTTCCTTTTCGGGTTTTTAAAAATTTGGAGGTTAAAAAATTCATAGCTGTAAATCTTTACAAACATCAGCAGTACAAACAAAAACATTTTCCCTTTCTATATAAAAGTACTCACCTTGGGGGAGGTTATCAAGAACTTCCTTACTTTCAAGAAGAGCCTCTCCAGCATAAGTAACTACACCAGAAGAAAGTACATAGATACTAGGAACAGAGTCGAAAATACGGTTTGCGTAATATTTAACCTGATAAAAATCCAAAATTGTTCCGCACACCAAAGGTTCACCACTACTCACAGCAGCAATACGCTCAATGTGGTTTCTTATATCTAACTTATGCGGATTTTTAAAAATTTGTGCATTTAAGTACAAAAAGGAACTCAAAGTACACGCGAAAAACAACAAAGATAAGCGAGCCGGCACCATTTTACCTATCAATACCGCCATGAAGATACTAATGGGCACTACAACAAAGATAAGGTACCGTAATACAAAAAGTGGCACTGCAACCCACGAAACTAGCAATGTTAAAAAGACAGGAGCCACTATAAAAAGGACTATAGCTACAGACACACGCGCTTCCTCAATCTTCAAAATAAAAAACCGATAAAAAACAACTAAGACTGCCAAATAAAAAATTAGACCAATTGCAAACCTAGAATTGAAGCTAGTAACAGCACCGTCTAGCAAAATCTCACCAAAAAATGTAAACACGTGCTTCCAACTTGGACTCTCAATCCAAAAGTTAGAATAGATGTTACCTACCTGCCCAACCACTGCAACCAACCATGGAATGTAACCAACAAAAATAGCAAATAAAGACAGTAGCAGCGGCTTTACGTGTTCTTTTGCATTTTTACAAAGAATAAGAAATGCAAATAACTCAGATATCAAAGCAACAACCATGAAATTATGAGTATATAAGCCCAAGACAGTTACTAAACTAAAAAGAACCCAACTGTTAGAAATTAGAAAATAAAAACTCAAGCACACTAGAAATGCTAACAGCGTATACATACGAGCTTCAAAAGCGTAATAAAATAAAAAGGGGTTACACAAGGCAAGAATAGCTGCAAAACCACTAATTCGTTTTGAATACAATCTACTAGTTACCAAAAACACTCCTATACCAGTAAGAACAAGAAAAAGTGTGGAGAGGGATCTTACTCCAATTTCACCACTCCCAAAAAGATTTATCCAACCAGATAAAACCACATAGTATAGAGGAGGGTTAAAATCATTAATAGTAACCTCAAGTAATTGGGAAAAAGGAAGCCCACTAAGAATTACTGAAAAAGCCTCATCCCGCCAAAGACTCTGCGTCATGATGTTAGGAGCGATTTTTAAAAACATAGTAAACTAAAAAACTTAAATTTTTTCCGTAACCCAGTATTCTAAACGCTTACCTAACATCAGGCGAGTGTGAGAATCTAATCCGGGAAGAGTAGTCATAAATAATGTAGCAATAGGCATAAGAAACCACTGCAAATAATGTGCTGGCAACTGCCACCAACGGATGCTTTCTGGACGCGGGGGGCGCAACGCGCTATCCAAAAGAATTACAGCACCCAACCCCAAAAGGGAAAATGCTAGCAATGTTTGAGAAACACCCATCAAATTTTGCCCCAGTGTAGTCTGAGCAAACACTGGATTTAAAAGAGGTGGCAAGTTTGCACCCAAAGTAATTAAAAACCAATTTGTAGACCAGAGCACGTGGCTCTCAATAAGCTTAAAAATCCTTAAGGACCTTTCAGCAAGGGGTATTTCAGGGTGTTTTAAGAATTGAACCATAGCATAAGGAATATCAGAAGCACCCCAGGCATGCCGCTTGCACTGTTTATAGCGGTTTACAAGAGATTTAAAATATGTATTCCCTTCTGGAGCATCTACGCTAGTTGGAAGGAAAATAGGTTTTACTTCCACTTGTCCTTGAAAGTTAAAAAAGCATTGGAGAAAAATATGCCAATCCTCGGGAATAATGTCCGTATCCCAATAACCTACTTCATGAATCATTTTAAAACTAGTTGAATAACAAGAATAATTAAAAAATAATTGCGTTGGCTCCTGCAAATCAGATACATGAATAATATTACCCAAAATAC
This DNA window, taken from Patescibacteria group bacterium, encodes the following:
- a CDS encoding MraY family glycosyltransferase, with protein sequence MNFLTSKFLKTRKGKVWLVVNLLLVWLLWGLVVNFSSVMPEQIPFFYSQPWGSSQLVSVSLLYLFPIIATSVLLLNLVFINVLWNNRELDLVLAVVLLATATQVAFLVSLARIVVNVASSYQITVGGRLFLAGSASFAVSYLLTPAVKIFANTLGAVDDPTQHRHPAILHKRSLPRAGSLAFLLAFIAISFLVVPVDTKLLGIWLGAILMAVIGVIDDRGASGKFREINPYVRLLSEILAALVVVSFGVSVPFFRNPLGGVVRLDALQVTVNFFGQHSIFILASLVAILWIVWVMNMLSWSNGVDGQFSGIVFLTCIFLSLISLRVANGDLMQVRTAVLFAVAGGAALGLLPVSWHPSKILWGFGATSCGLIIAALSILSTAKVATSVLVLLVPTLDAVVAIFRRVLKGTSPVWGDSAHFHHHLLKIGLSQKQVALFYWALTFICGLLALHTVQKGRFLTLLMAGGLVAFVLTVVNWGRSGFSKFLFWKDKQDNC
- a CDS encoding glycosyltransferase family 39 protein, whose product is MFLKIAPNIMTQSLWRDEAFSVILSGLPFSQLLEVTINDFNPPLYYVVLSGWINLFGSGEIGVRSLSTLFLVLTGIGVFLVTSRLYSKRISGFAAILALCNPFLFYYAFEARMYTLLAFLVCLSFYFLISNSWVLFSLVTVLGLYTHNFMVVALISELFAFLILCKNAKEHVKPLLLSLFAIFVGYIPWLVAVVGQVGNIYSNFWIESPSWKHVFTFFGEILLDGAVTSFNSRFAIGLIFYLAVLVVFYRFFILKIEEARVSVAIVLFIVAPVFLTLLVSWVAVPLFVLRYLIFVVVPISIFMAVLIGKMVPARLSLLFFACTLSSFLYLNAQIFKNPHKLDIRNHIERIAAVSSGEPLVCGTILDFYQVKYYANRIFDSVPSIYVLSSGVVTYAGEALLESKEVLDNLPQGEYFYIERENVFVCTADVCKDLQL